The window GCTCGGCCGGGACTGGTCCGCGGATCATCGCGGTCCGCCGGGATATTGGGAGACGCGAATGGCCGTCGACGGCAACTGGACTCTGACCCTGACGACCCCCATGGGCGAGCGTAAGGCGACGCTGAGCCTGACGGCTGCCGGCGGCACGCTCACGGGGACACAGGGTGCGGAAGGCGATACAGCCGAGATCTTCGACGGCACCGTCAGCGGCGACGCCGTCAACTGGAAGGTCTCGATCACCAATCCGATGCCGTTGACGCTCGAATTCATAGGAACCGTCTCCGGCGATAGCATGAGCGGGGAGATGGGCATCGGCCCGATGGGCAGCTTCCCATTCACGGGCACGCGCGCCTAAGCCGCGCGGCAACCGTGCGCGCGGTCCGTCTCATCGCGGCGGCGATCCTGTGTGTCGCGACCCAAGCGGCGCGCGCGGACGATGCCGAACCGGCGTGGCGGGCAAGCGCGCTCGCCATGGTGCCGGCAGGCTATGTCGCCGGCACCGCCTATCGCACCGAAGGGTCGACGGGCTACCTCGCTGTCTATCCGATCTCGTCGAACGATCCGAAGTCACCGGCAAGCGTGTTCGCTACGCGCCAAGCTCTCGTGGTCGCGCTGACGCCGGATGCGACACGCGCAGTCTCAGCCGAATTGAAGCCGCGTAGCGGGCCGGATCCTGACAACGACGACACTGAGTTCGCAAAGCTGCACGCCGATCTCGCCGCCAGGCGCTCAACGCTCCCCGACGGCACCGAGCCCTGCGATCTCGGCGCCTGGTCCGTGGACAAGGATCCCAGCGGCCTCAACGTGCGTGCCGAACCATCGATCAAGGCGCGTGTGCTCGGCACGCTTCCGCCGCCCTACCGGCTCAAGCTCGGCGGCAGCGAGAACACGCCCGATGGCGGCTGGCTCACCGAATTCCGCATCATCGGCTTCAAGAGCGGCTGGTTTCTGATCGAAGGCGCCAAGCCGCCGGGCAAGGACTACGAGGACGACAAGAAATACCCGCGCAGCGCGCCAAAGCCCTATGCCGGACGCGGCTGGGTCGCCTCCAACAAGGTCGGCGCGTCCTACGCCAATGGCGCGACACGCATGGGCGGCCTGTTCCAGGCGCCCTTCGTCGACGCGCAATGGATTCCGGCCCAGCGCGAGCTCGGCG of the Bradyrhizobium sp. WSM1417 genome contains:
- a CDS encoding SH3 domain-containing protein — protein: MRAVRLIAAAILCVATQAARADDAEPAWRASALAMVPAGYVAGTAYRTEGSTGYLAVYPISSNDPKSPASVFATRQALVVALTPDATRAVSAELKPRSGPDPDNDDTEFAKLHADLAARRSTLPDGTEPCDLGAWSVDKDPSGLNVRAEPSIKARVLGTLPPPYRLKLGGSENTPDGGWLTEFRIIGFKSGWFLIEGAKPPGKDYEDDKKYPRSAPKPYAGRGWVASNKVGASYANGATRMGGLFQAPFVDAQWIPAQRELGGPIDTDGGPKHIFACSGLWGLVESQDGVRGWWRGLCSNQVTNCS